The following coding sequences lie in one Alloacidobacterium dinghuense genomic window:
- a CDS encoding carbohydrate kinase family protein has translation MTKVSKVDLVGVGLNATDTLIPLAIYPALGSKVEYRTATVAPGGQVATTVVACQQWGMNSRYVGKLGDDEAARLHREAFACAGVETQLITVAGGASPQSLILVDGAGERTVLCRRDDRLVLQPNELNREWIVNARALHVDGHDTAAATVAARWARAAGIPVVGDLDELYPGVEELLENIDYLIVSRDFPCRLTGEVDLEKALHRMQRRYGCRLTAATLGPDGVLAWDGKQFHHTPAYCVPVVDTTGAGDIFHAGFIYGLLQGWPLDRQLDFACAAAALNCMASGARGGIQSVEEIESLMVTGSRYYAPYCVSTSD, from the coding sequence ATGACGAAGGTGTCGAAGGTCGACCTTGTCGGCGTTGGACTAAATGCTACTGACACGCTGATCCCCCTCGCTATCTATCCTGCCCTCGGTTCCAAGGTGGAGTACCGCACCGCGACGGTAGCTCCGGGCGGCCAGGTAGCAACGACGGTAGTGGCCTGCCAGCAGTGGGGCATGAACTCCCGCTACGTGGGTAAGCTCGGCGATGACGAGGCAGCCCGGCTTCACCGGGAAGCATTCGCCTGCGCGGGCGTCGAAACACAGCTCATTACGGTTGCAGGAGGAGCAAGCCCACAGTCACTGATACTCGTAGATGGTGCAGGCGAACGAACCGTGTTGTGCCGCCGCGATGATCGGCTCGTTCTCCAGCCCAACGAACTGAATCGCGAATGGATCGTGAACGCACGGGCTCTCCATGTTGATGGGCACGATACTGCCGCAGCAACAGTAGCCGCCCGTTGGGCACGGGCTGCGGGTATTCCGGTCGTTGGCGATCTGGACGAGCTATATCCTGGCGTGGAAGAGCTCCTTGAGAACATTGACTATCTCATTGTGAGCCGAGATTTTCCCTGCAGGCTTACCGGAGAGGTAGATCTGGAGAAAGCGTTGCACCGCATGCAACGTCGCTATGGATGCCGTCTCACCGCCGCAACATTAGGACCAGATGGTGTTTTGGCGTGGGATGGCAAACAATTTCATCACACGCCCGCCTACTGTGTTCCAGTGGTGGACACAACAGGGGCAGGAGATATCTTTCACGCAGGCTTTATCTATGGACTGCTTCAGGGCTGGCCGCTCGACCGGCAACTCGACTTCGCATGCGCTGCCGCTGCGCTGAACTGTATGGCATCCGGTGCCCGAGGTGGCATTCAGAGCGTCGAGGAGATCGAAAGTCTTATGGTAACTGGCTCGCGATATTACGCTCCGTACTGCGTGTCGACCTCAGACTGA
- the infB gene encoding translation initiation factor IF-2, translating into MSKVRINDLARELEVKSKAILDVLTDVGVIEKKTHSSSLEADEAERVRAHFNRGGKTGGTSAAARAEAEAKPKIDWSRVSKPGDVLKAIQQRKEEEALAASRPTPQPPVAKPAAAPVVTPVATNVTPRPPVSQPAPAAPPEAAKPAPRRIVPQPRPAPAVIAPPPPQTPAIAAKPPAGPVVAKPPVAPAVEARPVVAAVPPSVPVAAKPTTPPHVALPQSAPVPPVAPVAAASSTPAPVEPQVQAPVPAPSQVEPTAPSAASASAPVRRVIMPQTGPRPVYTAPPPPPPPPVQASSAPTAQTQGGLQRGRPIFDRRPGGAPGGQRPQGGPPGQFPGGRRPMHPTRTQPGGPPGAARPGFGQRPGFGARPGFGGPRPGMGGAPGGLVPPPGEAPRPQRPGGPQRRGRQQYPKTKEGPMKGFAPPSRFGGAQVPSEPLPITRTITVTEGISVKDLAEKLGVRGKDLIATLLMRGVFVTVNQSLDAELVKDVAHQFGADTQFITFEDQMANEAIESMLQQENPDELEVSRPPVVTVMGHVDHGKTSLLDAIRETDVAGGEAGGITQHIGAYKVRIGKQDSPAFGREIVFLDTPGHEAFTRMRARGAKVTDIVVIVVAADDGVMPQTLEAIDHAKAANVPIIVAVNKIDKPEAQPDRVKKQLGDRGLVPEDWGGSTVFVDVSAKKRQNLDLLLEMICLVADLGNLKATPGRSAVGTVIEAKLDRGRGAVASVLVQNGTLRNQDSFIVGNTFGKIRAMFDDRGRAIEEAGPSTPVEILGLEGMPDAGDTFLVTADRDKAKSIAQYRRMKEREAQLAKSSRVSLEGLAEQIKQAGVKELPLILKGDVTGSVEVLADSLQKMSTEKVRIKVIHSGVGAITESDVLLATASNAIIIGFNVRPERKVADLAEQEGVEIRLHSIIYELQDEIRKAMLGLLEPVFKENYLGRAEVLNVFKIPKVGTIAGCRVTDGVLRRDAEVRLMRDGEQVFKGKLTSLKRFKDDAKEVTNGMECGVGLSNFNDVKVGDTIEAFVTEKVAAELTAS; encoded by the coding sequence ATGAGCAAAGTTCGAATCAACGATCTGGCACGCGAGCTGGAAGTAAAGAGCAAAGCAATTTTGGACGTACTTACAGATGTCGGCGTGATTGAGAAAAAGACGCACTCCAGTTCACTGGAAGCGGATGAAGCCGAGCGTGTGCGCGCACACTTCAACCGTGGCGGCAAGACGGGCGGTACCTCCGCGGCGGCTCGCGCCGAGGCCGAAGCCAAACCTAAAATCGACTGGTCACGCGTATCGAAGCCTGGTGATGTGCTGAAGGCCATCCAGCAGCGAAAAGAAGAAGAAGCGCTGGCTGCCAGTCGTCCAACACCGCAGCCACCCGTTGCAAAGCCCGCTGCTGCGCCTGTGGTCACCCCGGTTGCAACGAATGTTACGCCCAGGCCACCTGTCTCGCAGCCGGCTCCCGCCGCTCCACCTGAAGCTGCGAAGCCCGCTCCGCGCAGGATTGTCCCACAGCCACGACCTGCCCCGGCTGTAATTGCTCCTCCTCCGCCGCAGACTCCCGCAATCGCCGCCAAGCCACCGGCAGGCCCGGTTGTGGCCAAACCGCCCGTCGCTCCAGCGGTTGAGGCAAGGCCAGTAGTTGCTGCGGTGCCGCCTTCTGTGCCTGTCGCAGCTAAGCCCACAACGCCGCCGCATGTAGCTCTGCCGCAGAGTGCTCCGGTTCCACCTGTAGCACCAGTAGCAGCCGCGTCTTCTACACCTGCGCCCGTCGAGCCACAGGTTCAAGCACCAGTTCCAGCACCGTCCCAGGTTGAGCCAACTGCACCTTCGGCCGCCTCAGCCTCAGCTCCTGTTCGGCGCGTGATTATGCCGCAGACTGGCCCGCGTCCTGTCTACACCGCTCCACCGCCACCTCCACCACCGCCCGTGCAGGCGTCGTCGGCCCCAACGGCACAGACGCAAGGCGGGTTGCAGCGCGGTCGTCCTATATTTGATCGTCGTCCGGGTGGTGCTCCTGGTGGTCAGCGTCCACAGGGCGGTCCTCCGGGACAGTTCCCCGGTGGTCGCCGCCCCATGCATCCGACGCGCACTCAGCCTGGAGGCCCTCCTGGAGCTGCTCGCCCTGGCTTTGGCCAGCGTCCCGGTTTCGGTGCCCGTCCCGGGTTCGGTGGTCCGCGCCCCGGAATGGGTGGCGCTCCCGGCGGTCTTGTACCGCCTCCGGGCGAAGCGCCGCGTCCACAGCGTCCAGGTGGCCCGCAGCGTCGTGGCCGCCAGCAATATCCGAAAACAAAAGAAGGCCCAATGAAGGGCTTTGCTCCGCCGTCGCGTTTCGGTGGTGCGCAGGTTCCTTCGGAACCGTTACCCATTACTCGCACGATTACCGTGACCGAAGGCATCAGCGTTAAGGACTTGGCAGAAAAGCTTGGAGTCCGCGGCAAGGATCTTATCGCGACCCTGCTCATGCGTGGCGTTTTTGTAACTGTTAACCAGTCGCTTGACGCGGAACTAGTGAAGGATGTGGCGCACCAGTTCGGTGCGGACACGCAGTTCATCACGTTCGAGGACCAGATGGCGAACGAAGCCATCGAGAGCATGCTGCAGCAGGAGAACCCGGACGAACTGGAAGTGTCCCGGCCGCCGGTTGTCACCGTCATGGGTCACGTAGACCATGGTAAAACCTCGCTGCTCGATGCGATTCGAGAGACGGATGTCGCCGGTGGCGAAGCTGGCGGCATTACGCAGCATATCGGAGCCTATAAAGTTCGCATCGGTAAGCAAGATTCGCCCGCGTTTGGACGCGAGATCGTTTTCCTCGATACGCCGGGTCACGAAGCGTTCACCCGTATGCGTGCTCGCGGCGCCAAGGTGACAGACATCGTTGTCATCGTGGTGGCTGCCGATGATGGAGTCATGCCGCAGACGCTTGAGGCCATTGACCACGCCAAGGCCGCCAATGTTCCGATCATCGTTGCAGTGAACAAGATCGACAAGCCTGAAGCACAGCCAGATCGTGTGAAGAAACAGCTCGGTGATCGTGGACTCGTTCCAGAAGATTGGGGCGGCTCGACTGTCTTTGTGGATGTCTCTGCGAAGAAGCGGCAAAACCTCGATCTGCTGCTTGAAATGATCTGCCTGGTAGCCGACCTCGGAAACCTCAAGGCAACACCGGGTCGCTCTGCTGTGGGCACCGTCATTGAAGCGAAACTCGACCGCGGACGCGGTGCGGTAGCATCCGTTCTAGTGCAGAACGGTACATTGCGCAATCAGGACAGCTTCATTGTCGGCAATACCTTCGGCAAGATTCGCGCCATGTTCGACGATCGCGGACGCGCTATCGAAGAAGCCGGGCCATCAACGCCCGTCGAAATCCTCGGCCTCGAAGGCATGCCGGATGCCGGCGATACCTTCCTGGTGACCGCTGATCGCGACAAGGCCAAGAGCATTGCGCAGTACCGCAGGATGAAGGAGCGCGAGGCGCAGCTGGCTAAGTCCTCACGCGTGTCGCTTGAAGGGCTGGCTGAGCAGATCAAGCAGGCTGGCGTCAAGGAACTGCCGCTCATCCTTAAGGGTGATGTTACGGGTTCGGTCGAAGTGCTGGCTGATTCGCTGCAGAAAATGTCGACCGAGAAGGTGCGCATCAAGGTCATCCATTCCGGTGTTGGTGCTATCACCGAAAGCGATGTCTTGCTCGCCACCGCATCGAATGCCATCATCATCGGCTTCAATGTACGTCCTGAGCGCAAGGTCGCCGATCTTGCCGAACAGGAAGGCGTAGAAATTCGCCTGCACTCGATTATCTACGAGTTGCAGGATGAGATTCGCAAGGCGATGCTTGGACTGCTGGAGCCGGTTTTCAAGGAGAACTACCTTGGTCGTGCTGAAGTGCTCAACGTCTTCAAGATCCCGAAGGTCGGCACGATTGCTGGTTGCCGCGTGACCGATGGCGTGCTGCGGCGTGATGCGGAAGTGCGGCTAATGCGGGATGGCGAGCAGGTCTTCAAGGGCAAACTGACGTCGCTCAAGCGCTTCAAGGACGATGCTAAGGAAGTTACGAACGGCATGGAATGCGGTGTCGGATTGTCGAACTTTAACGATGTCAAAGTTGGCGATACGATTGAGGCCTTCGTAACCGAGAAGGTTGCCGCGGAGCTTACGGCAAGCTAA
- the nusA gene encoding transcription termination factor NusA encodes MASVLYQSIEALSRDKGIDPGVVVSAVEDAIALATRKYYKTQENMRAELDKETGEIRAYVYKTVVEAPEQIEDPVNQIALDQARELAPEVEIGGEIRYYKPTDVLGRIAAQMAKQVIFQKVREAERDTVFQEYNHRVGEVINATVKRLEPQDVIFDLGKAEARMPKREQSRLEQFSVGERIRVVLQRVDRAAKGPQVIVSRAAPELVQNLFQSEVPEIYDGTVMIRAIAREAGERTKIAVMSRDKDVDPVGACVGMKGMRVQSIIRELRGEKIDIIEFSEEITTFAEKALQPAKVSRVSITDLGEKQLEVIVDDTQLSLAIGKKGQNVRLAAKLLSWKIDIKSEEEKRQEVEQQMQAMSGGPATPIEQVGELGEAIIQKLVAAGITTVEGLADMTPEQLEEIPGIGEKTLEKIGTAVRHYFGQYEEGEERPLPTTPNLAEAAHLADVQAEEEIEALEQDLTQAGEDRPSEDGSGLISDEMAEERLAEVTEEGAALADEGAEAVVPGRDDTSELLAEHHPNTRAVHSDAVLEGNMDEPRDEIGEHKIDEDGV; translated from the coding sequence ATGGCAAGTGTGCTGTATCAAAGCATTGAGGCGTTGAGCCGCGACAAGGGAATCGATCCGGGCGTGGTTGTGTCGGCAGTCGAAGACGCAATTGCGCTGGCGACACGCAAGTATTACAAGACACAGGAAAATATGCGCGCCGAACTCGACAAAGAAACAGGCGAAATTCGCGCGTATGTCTACAAGACGGTTGTCGAGGCACCAGAGCAGATCGAAGATCCGGTGAACCAAATCGCTCTCGATCAGGCCCGCGAACTTGCGCCTGAGGTTGAAATAGGCGGTGAGATCCGCTACTACAAGCCGACGGATGTGCTGGGACGCATTGCCGCGCAGATGGCCAAACAGGTCATCTTTCAGAAGGTTCGCGAGGCTGAACGCGATACCGTTTTCCAGGAGTACAACCACCGTGTCGGTGAAGTGATCAACGCGACCGTAAAGCGTTTAGAGCCGCAGGACGTCATCTTCGATCTGGGTAAAGCGGAAGCGCGCATGCCCAAGCGCGAACAGTCACGGCTGGAGCAGTTTTCCGTGGGTGAGCGTATAAGGGTCGTTTTGCAGCGCGTCGATCGCGCCGCCAAGGGGCCCCAGGTGATCGTTTCCCGCGCGGCCCCAGAGCTGGTGCAGAACCTCTTCCAGAGCGAAGTACCTGAAATCTACGACGGTACCGTCATGATCCGCGCGATTGCGCGTGAAGCAGGCGAGCGCACCAAGATCGCAGTCATGTCACGTGACAAAGACGTCGACCCTGTCGGCGCTTGCGTCGGCATGAAAGGTATGCGCGTGCAGTCGATTATTCGCGAGCTGCGCGGCGAGAAAATCGACATTATTGAGTTCAGTGAAGAGATCACCACTTTCGCCGAGAAGGCTTTGCAGCCGGCCAAGGTAAGCCGCGTCAGCATCACAGATCTTGGTGAAAAGCAGCTGGAAGTCATCGTCGACGACACGCAGCTGTCTCTGGCGATTGGCAAGAAAGGGCAGAACGTCCGGCTTGCCGCGAAATTGCTGAGCTGGAAGATCGACATCAAGAGCGAGGAAGAAAAGCGTCAGGAAGTCGAGCAGCAGATGCAGGCGATGTCTGGTGGTCCGGCGACGCCAATCGAGCAGGTTGGCGAACTGGGTGAAGCGATCATCCAGAAGCTGGTCGCCGCAGGCATCACGACTGTTGAGGGGCTGGCTGACATGACTCCTGAGCAATTGGAAGAGATTCCGGGTATCGGCGAGAAGACTTTGGAGAAAATTGGTACGGCGGTTCGCCACTACTTCGGACAGTATGAAGAGGGCGAAGAGCGCCCGTTGCCGACAACTCCCAATCTGGCGGAGGCTGCGCACCTCGCGGACGTGCAGGCTGAAGAAGAGATCGAAGCACTGGAGCAGGATCTCACGCAGGCTGGCGAAGATCGGCCCAGTGAGGACGGCTCTGGACTGATAAGCGACGAAATGGCGGAAGAGCGCCTGGCAGAAGTGACCGAAGAGGGCGCCGCTCTGGCAGATGAAGGGGCCGAAGCTGTTGTTCCGGGACGCGATGACACCAGCGAATTATTGGCCGAGCATCACCCGAATACGCGAGCGGTTCACAGTGATGCTGTTCTCGAGGGAAATATGGACGAGCCCAGAGACGAAATCGGCGAGCACAAGATTGACGAGGATGGCGTGTAA
- the rimP gene encoding ribosome maturation factor RimP codes for MALNLDQIRATAQRVAASHGLDVVEIEYQSGSKHRVLRVFIEKNAEKRANLAEAAKAEETMSGLPSGVEIDQLAGITHEDCQQFSQDFGTVLDVEELVPGADYTLEVSSPGLDRKLYGEQDYRRFAGSLVKLQTFEAVTSNRHWHGRLTQVKGHSIVLDLSAVKQKGKSKKKDAANTTVEIEFSNIERANLVPEF; via the coding sequence ATGGCCTTGAATCTGGATCAAATTCGCGCCACCGCGCAGCGGGTTGCCGCTTCGCACGGCCTCGACGTGGTTGAAATTGAGTACCAGAGTGGCAGCAAGCATCGCGTTTTGCGGGTATTTATCGAGAAGAATGCTGAAAAACGCGCGAACCTGGCCGAAGCTGCGAAAGCTGAAGAAACCATGTCCGGATTACCCTCCGGGGTGGAAATCGACCAGCTGGCGGGGATCACACACGAGGATTGCCAGCAGTTCAGCCAGGATTTCGGTACGGTGCTGGACGTCGAGGAATTGGTTCCCGGAGCAGATTACACGTTGGAGGTCTCATCGCCGGGACTCGACCGCAAGCTTTATGGCGAGCAGGATTACCGGCGATTTGCCGGCAGCCTGGTGAAGTTGCAAACCTTTGAGGCGGTTACGAGCAACCGCCACTGGCATGGGAGGCTCACACAAGTGAAAGGGCATTCCATTGTGCTGGATCTTTCAGCGGTGAAACAAAAAGGCAAGAGTAAGAAAAAGGACGCAGCGAACACAACTGTCGAGATCGAGTTCTCGAACATTGAAAGGGCGAATCTTGTTCCGGAATTTTGA
- a CDS encoding class II aldolase/adducin family protein → MTSQPAITLTESPAPIRPAPAANVVNIERPDRELRRQLTRFSKWMYRLGFAPGTSGNLSARLDSERILATPTGCSKYLLRASDMVIVDLNGKLLSGSRNVTSEIGMHLAVYDSRQDVQAVVHAHPPIATAFASCGMALDMPLCAELLMTLGKIPLAAYATTGTDEVGASLAPYVRDHDAILMANHGLVTYGKDLLDAFMKLETTEHFAQVCLAAHELGCPRLLEEDAIRKLQQARMRYHSNCRI, encoded by the coding sequence ATGACGTCGCAGCCCGCAATCACTCTGACCGAATCCCCTGCACCAATTCGTCCGGCCCCCGCGGCGAACGTCGTCAATATTGAGCGACCAGACCGCGAGTTGCGCCGCCAGCTTACGCGTTTTTCCAAGTGGATGTACCGGCTTGGTTTTGCTCCCGGAACCTCTGGGAACCTTTCGGCACGGCTTGACAGCGAGCGTATTCTTGCAACCCCAACGGGCTGCAGCAAGTACCTCTTACGCGCCTCGGACATGGTCATTGTCGACCTCAATGGCAAGCTGCTTTCGGGCTCACGCAATGTTACCAGCGAAATCGGCATGCATCTTGCCGTATACGACTCCCGTCAGGACGTGCAGGCGGTTGTGCACGCGCATCCACCGATTGCAACTGCCTTTGCCTCCTGTGGCATGGCTCTTGATATGCCGCTTTGCGCGGAGCTTCTCATGACGCTGGGCAAGATCCCTCTGGCGGCATACGCGACCACCGGGACGGATGAAGTAGGCGCCAGCCTGGCGCCTTATGTGCGCGATCACGACGCGATTCTGATGGCAAACCACGGCCTCGTTACCTATGGAAAAGACCTGCTGGATGCGTTCATGAAGCTCGAAACCACGGAGCACTTCGCCCAGGTATGCCTGGCTGCGCACGAACTCGGCTGTCCGCGACTCCTTGAAGAGGATGCCATTCGGAAACTACAGCAGGCTAGGATGCGCTATCACTCGAACTGCCGGATTTAG
- a CDS encoding DinB family protein, protein MLNPYEKVLGGRDAQEIISGTPTKLGAIFNHFGPDGVERSPAPGKWSAREIFCHLADCEITFAFRLRQALAEENHVIQPFDQEKWATTYEAYDAPSALAVFSSIRRWNLALIRSRSQADQEKQVTHPERGTMTFRTIVETMAGHDLNHLQQLEGIASKNTSTI, encoded by the coding sequence ATGCTTAATCCTTACGAAAAAGTTCTGGGCGGCCGCGATGCACAGGAGATCATTTCCGGCACTCCGACAAAGCTCGGAGCTATCTTCAACCACTTCGGTCCTGATGGTGTTGAGAGGTCACCGGCTCCGGGCAAGTGGAGCGCTCGTGAAATCTTCTGTCATCTAGCGGATTGCGAAATAACATTCGCCTTCCGCCTGAGGCAGGCACTTGCGGAAGAGAATCACGTAATCCAGCCTTTCGATCAGGAGAAATGGGCGACCACCTATGAAGCCTATGACGCTCCTTCAGCGCTAGCGGTCTTTTCTTCTATTCGACGCTGGAACCTGGCTCTCATCAGAAGCAGGTCTCAAGCGGATCAGGAAAAGCAGGTGACTCATCCTGAGCGTGGTACGATGACTTTCCGAACGATTGTGGAAACGATGGCTGGGCACGACCTGAATCATTTGCAACAACTGGAAGGGATCGCCAGCAAGAACACGTCAACAATCTAG